One region of Moraxella sp. ZY210820 genomic DNA includes:
- a CDS encoding AAA family ATPase yields the protein MMNQFNSTEQYIATESLKLAVNAAIRLQKPLLIKGEPGTGKTLLAEQVAQSLGLELLTWHIKSTTKAEQGLYEYDAVSRLRDSQLGDDRVYDIANYIKAGKLWQAFTSKQRVVLLIDEIDKADIEFPNDLLHELDKMSFYVYETGETITAKQRPIVIITSNNEKELPDAFLRRCFFHYIDFPDQETMKAIIDVHFNGLQERLVEQALAVFYGIREINGLKKPPSTSELVDWLKLLTADEQQTQALFDSQDKLPPMAGALIKNEQDMNLLERLGFMFRLNR from the coding sequence ATGATGAACCAATTTAATAGCACCGAACAATATATTGCTACAGAAAGTCTAAAACTAGCAGTTAATGCTGCCATTCGTTTACAAAAACCATTGTTAATTAAAGGTGAACCGGGGACAGGTAAAACACTATTGGCAGAACAAGTTGCACAGAGTTTAGGTTTAGAATTGCTAACTTGGCATATTAAATCGACCACAAAAGCCGAGCAGGGATTATATGAATATGATGCGGTTTCTCGTTTGCGTGATAGTCAGCTTGGTGATGACCGTGTTTATGATATTGCTAATTATATTAAAGCAGGAAAATTATGGCAGGCGTTTACGAGCAAACAGCGTGTAGTATTATTAATTGATGAAATTGACAAAGCAGATATTGAGTTTCCCAATGACTTATTACATGAATTGGATAAAATGTCATTTTACGTCTATGAAACAGGCGAAACCATTACCGCAAAGCAACGTCCAATTGTGATTATTACCTCTAATAATGAAAAAGAATTGCCTGATGCATTTTTACGCCGTTGCTTTTTCCATTATATTGATTTTCCTGATCAAGAAACCATGAAAGCCATCATTGATGTGCATTTTAATGGTTTACAAGAACGTTTAGTTGAACAAGCATTAGCGGTATTTTATGGCATTCGAGAAATCAATGGTTTGAAAAAACCACCATCAACATCTGAATTGGTGGATTGGTTAAAACTTTTAACCGCTGATGAACAGCAAACCCAAGCCTTATTTGACAGCCAAGATAAACTCCCACCGATGGCAGGGGCATTAATTAAAAATGAGCAAGATATGAATTTGCTTGAACGTTTAGGATTTATGTTTCGGTTAAATCGTTAA
- a CDS encoding VWA domain-containing protein, translating into MFINLFYTLRVYGVPVSTRELLDLHALLEAGLVFANQEQFYQLVRLCMVKDEKYFDKFDRAMADYFQGIDSLDIDELINRLGTIPKEWLELKLNPKNLTEEQRRLLKKYDSLEELLKALEQRFKEQKERHQGGNKWIGTGGTSPFGSYGDHPEGIRIGGESRKRSAVKVWEQRQYRNLDSDSQLEIRSMQMALRKLRQFARTGSANEFDIEATIQKTAQKGLLDIQMRPERRNRVKVLMLFDIGGSMDSYITECERLFSACKNEFKTLEFFYFHNCVYEYVWKDNERRAASAMPTFDLLHTYAQDYRVIFVGDASMSPYELLSVGGSVEHMNAETGQVWLKRFINHFDKVAWLNPEHQQYWQYTQSIDIIKTIMQGQMFPMTLQGIEDMTRFLAR; encoded by the coding sequence ATGTTTATTAATTTATTTTATACTTTACGTGTGTATGGCGTACCTGTTTCTACACGAGAATTGTTGGATTTACACGCATTATTAGAGGCAGGTTTGGTTTTTGCCAATCAAGAACAGTTTTATCAATTAGTGCGTTTGTGTATGGTCAAAGATGAAAAATATTTTGATAAATTTGACCGTGCAATGGCGGATTATTTTCAAGGTATCGATAGTTTAGATATTGATGAATTAATCAATCGACTCGGCACAATTCCCAAAGAGTGGCTTGAGTTAAAACTCAACCCTAAAAATTTAACAGAAGAACAACGCCGTTTACTTAAAAAATATGACTCATTAGAAGAATTGCTCAAAGCCTTAGAACAACGTTTTAAAGAACAAAAAGAACGTCATCAAGGGGGCAATAAATGGATTGGTACGGGTGGAACTTCGCCATTTGGTTCTTATGGTGATCATCCTGAAGGGATTCGCATTGGCGGAGAATCTCGCAAAAGAAGTGCGGTAAAAGTTTGGGAACAACGTCAATATCGCAATTTAGATAGCGATAGTCAACTTGAAATTCGTAGTATGCAAATGGCATTACGCAAATTACGTCAATTTGCCCGTACAGGCTCAGCAAATGAATTTGATATTGAAGCAACCATTCAAAAAACTGCACAAAAAGGTCTGCTAGATATTCAAATGCGACCTGAGAGACGTAACCGTGTGAAAGTGTTGATGTTATTTGATATTGGCGGAAGTATGGATAGCTATATTACAGAATGTGAGCGACTATTTTCTGCCTGTAAAAATGAATTTAAAACGCTAGAATTTTTTTATTTTCATAACTGTGTTTATGAATATGTGTGGAAAGATAATGAACGCCGTGCGGCGAGTGCAATGCCTACATTTGATTTATTACACACTTATGCTCAAGATTATCGGGTGATTTTTGTTGGCGATGCATCAATGTCGCCTTATGAATTGTTATCAGTAGGCGGAAGTGTGGAACATATGAATGCTGAAACAGGACAAGTATGGTTAAAGCGTTTTATCAACCATTTTGATAAAGTGGCTTGGCTAAATCCTGAACATCAGCAGTATTGGCAATATACACAAAGTATTGATATTATTAAAACTATTATGCAAGGGCAAATGTTTCCGATGACCTTGCAAGGCATTGAAGATATGACTCGTTTTTTAGCGAGATAA
- a CDS encoding glycosyltransferase family 4 protein translates to MKKTLKIMQLLPELNSGGVERGTLELARALVAQGHQSLVVSNGGRLVSQLESEGSQHFQLAIHKKSLASLWQIRPLRQLIMQQRPDIVHVRSRVPAWLTHFALKGIPAEHRPHLVSTVHGFYSVNAYSAIMTKAEKVIAVSESVVDYIHQHYPHCPKQDIIRIYRGIDPNAFPFNYRPSEAWQQQILQQFPQFQDKYLIALAGRITRLKGHETLINIMQQLKNDYPHAHAVIIGDAHPKKQDYLAELKQKIKDLNLEQHITFVGHRSDMKDWLAFCDVSLSLSNQAETFGRTTLESLALGRPVIGWNRGGVAEILSALYPQGLIDVDDEITLLHTIQQHIQYPPQLKAVEKFHLNEMTGQTIDLYQSLMQS, encoded by the coding sequence ATGAAAAAAACATTAAAAATTATGCAGTTGTTGCCAGAACTCAATAGTGGTGGTGTAGAGCGTGGCACATTAGAATTAGCTCGTGCATTGGTCGCTCAAGGACATCAATCTCTTGTGGTTTCTAATGGTGGACGTTTAGTTTCACAACTTGAATCTGAAGGTTCTCAACATTTTCAACTCGCTATTCATAAAAAATCATTGGCAAGTTTATGGCAAATTCGTCCTTTACGTCAGCTCATTATGCAACAACGCCCTGATATTGTGCATGTACGTTCTCGTGTACCTGCATGGCTTACGCATTTTGCTTTGAAAGGTATTCCAGCAGAACACCGTCCACATTTAGTGAGTACCGTTCATGGTTTTTATTCGGTCAATGCTTATAGTGCCATTATGACTAAAGCTGAAAAAGTGATTGCTGTTTCAGAGAGCGTGGTAGATTATATTCATCAACATTATCCGCATTGCCCAAAACAAGATATTATTCGTATTTATCGTGGTATTGACCCGAATGCTTTTCCGTTTAATTATCGCCCAAGTGAAGCATGGCAACAGCAAATTTTACAACAATTTCCACAATTTCAAGATAAATATTTGATTGCATTGGCAGGACGTATTACACGTTTAAAAGGGCATGAAACCTTGATTAATATTATGCAACAACTTAAAAATGATTATCCACACGCTCATGCAGTGATTATTGGTGATGCTCACCCTAAAAAACAGGATTATCTTGCTGAATTAAAACAGAAAATTAAAGATTTAAATTTGGAACAACATATCACTTTTGTCGGACATCGTAGTGATATGAAAGACTGGCTCGCATTTTGTGATGTCTCACTTTCGCTGTCTAATCAAGCTGAAACCTTTGGACGCACCACATTGGAAAGTTTAGCACTTGGTCGTCCCGTCATTGGGTGGAATCGTGGTGGTGTGGCAGAAATTTTATCGGCACTCTACCCACAAGGTTTAATTGATGTTGATGATGAAATTACTTTATTGCACACTATTCAGCAACATATTCAATATCCACCGCAATTAAAAGCAGTAGAAAAATTTCATTTAAATGAAATGACAGGGCAAACTATTGATTTATATCAATCGTTAATGCAATCTTAG
- a CDS encoding lauroyl acyltransferase yields the protein MKQNNLRGQFQWSFLHPKYWGIWLALAFLICMAYLPWAIQWRLARALGKFAWKILKSRRKTTLRNLELCFPEWSPNQRVQQGEQVFIDMMTGVFETLNAWYCPQWFKGRVDIVGLEHLQQAQQQGHGVLLLGTHSTLLDAGGYICRHYFDPDVVYRPQNNPLLDMLIYHNRHKIYQHQIAHHDMRGLIRNLKNQRVIWYSPDQDFGLKQGVMANFFGIPAATITAHRRLLKMTNAVAIPLFFYRKGDIDNPRYEIIIEPILEHFPSDDEVADANRTNQIIERQLRIAPTQYMWFHRRFKTRPDGYPSLY from the coding sequence ATGAAACAAAATAATCTGCGTGGTCAATTTCAATGGTCATTTCTGCACCCTAAATATTGGGGGATTTGGCTTGCTTTAGCTTTTTTAATTTGTATGGCTTATCTTCCATGGGCAATACAATGGCGTTTAGCCCGTGCTTTAGGAAAATTTGCATGGAAAATACTCAAATCACGGCGTAAAACCACACTACGCAACCTAGAATTATGCTTTCCTGAATGGTCGCCAAACCAACGAGTACAACAAGGTGAACAAGTTTTTATCGATATGATGACAGGCGTATTTGAAACGTTGAATGCGTGGTATTGCCCACAATGGTTTAAAGGGCGTGTCGATATTGTCGGTTTAGAACATTTACAGCAGGCTCAACAACAAGGGCATGGCGTATTATTATTAGGCACGCACAGCACGCTACTTGATGCAGGTGGCTATATTTGTCGCCATTATTTTGACCCTGATGTCGTATATCGTCCACAAAATAATCCTTTACTTGATATGTTGATTTATCATAATCGTCATAAAATTTATCAACATCAAATTGCTCATCATGATATGCGTGGTTTAATTCGTAACTTAAAAAATCAGCGTGTAATTTGGTATAGTCCAGACCAAGATTTTGGTTTAAAACAAGGTGTGATGGCAAATTTTTTTGGTATTCCAGCCGCAACCATTACCGCTCATCGCCGTTTATTAAAAATGACCAATGCGGTGGCGATTCCTTTATTTTTCTATCGTAAAGGCGATATTGATAATCCACGTTATGAAATTATCATCGAACCAATTTTAGAACATTTCCCAAGTGATGATGAAGTTGCTGATGCCAATCGTACTAACCAAATTATTGAACGTCAATTACGCATTGCTCCAACCCAATATATGTGGTTTCATCGCCGTTTTAAAACACGTCCAGATGGCTATCCATCACTTTATTAA